The following proteins come from a genomic window of Pseudomonas sp. Z8(2022):
- a CDS encoding MFS transporter: MMNENDYLMAWAAYGIAALGCLLVWMRLTRWMWRYLREPLAVLVAVLLFSPTIIDPTRELFAPALAVTAMDLLLKVGNNAWRAVADLALYGLIALAVYLLFVAIRWPIESWWKGRHGQSRSEPDDDPRTLRERMEEDDDLPIRDYGRDRSGRMEPRI; encoded by the coding sequence ATGATGAATGAAAACGACTACCTCATGGCCTGGGCGGCCTACGGGATTGCTGCCCTGGGTTGCCTGTTGGTATGGATGCGCCTGACCCGCTGGATGTGGCGCTATCTGCGTGAGCCGCTCGCCGTGCTGGTGGCCGTGCTGCTGTTCAGCCCGACCATCATCGATCCGACACGTGAACTGTTCGCCCCCGCGCTTGCCGTCACCGCCATGGATCTGCTGCTCAAGGTCGGCAACAACGCCTGGCGGGCCGTGGCCGATCTGGCGCTGTATGGCCTGATTGCCCTTGCGGTTTATCTACTGTTCGTCGCCATTCGCTGGCCCATCGAAAGCTGGTGGAAGGGTCGCCATGGTCAGTCACGATCCGAGCCTGACGACGATCCGCGTACCCTGCGCGAACGCATGGAAGAGGACGACGATCTGCCGATTCGCGATTACGGGCGTGATCGCAGCGGTCGTATGGAGCCACGTATCTGA
- a CDS encoding lysophospholipid acyltransferase family protein: MLSLQPIARSANLARRIGVVLGTLGVTLYFCLLVIGRAAVGRLRREHVDGYTRAWSAALLRLVRMRMTVQGQCPNFDDGRRYLILCTHSSHYDIPASFVAMPGSIRMLAKSELYRIPFLGRAMRAAEFPSVARHDPQQSRRDLERARQMMESGIVLWAAPEGTRSADGRLQPFKKGCFHLALDTDAVIVPVAIRGIQHVLPARTWRLNLDQPVQFVIGAAIDASRYDRDSLTALMADTRQSIETLLQGADLVPAAGVDVAPVVENCAQ; encoded by the coding sequence ATGCTGAGTCTGCAACCCATCGCGCGTAGCGCCAACCTGGCCCGTCGTATCGGCGTGGTGCTCGGGACCCTGGGGGTGACGCTGTATTTCTGCCTGCTGGTGATTGGCCGTGCCGCCGTGGGAAGGCTGCGCCGCGAGCATGTCGATGGTTACACGCGCGCCTGGTCTGCGGCGTTGCTGCGGCTGGTGCGCATGCGGATGACGGTGCAGGGCCAGTGTCCGAACTTCGATGATGGCCGGCGTTATCTGATCCTCTGCACGCATTCCAGCCATTACGACATTCCAGCCAGTTTCGTCGCCATGCCGGGTTCGATTCGCATGCTGGCCAAGAGCGAGTTGTACCGCATTCCGTTTCTCGGTCGTGCCATGCGCGCGGCCGAGTTTCCCTCTGTAGCCCGGCATGATCCGCAGCAGTCCCGGCGTGACCTGGAGCGTGCCCGGCAGATGATGGAAAGTGGCATCGTGCTATGGGCCGCTCCGGAGGGGACGCGTTCGGCCGACGGGCGGTTGCAGCCGTTCAAGAAGGGCTGCTTCCATCTGGCGCTGGATACCGATGCGGTGATCGTGCCGGTCGCTATCCGCGGCATTCAACATGTGTTGCCGGCACGCACCTGGCGTCTGAATCTCGATCAGCCGGTGCAGTTCGTGATTGGTGCCGCGATCGACGCCAGCCGCTACGACCGCGATAGTCTGACGGCTCTGATGGCCGATACGCGGCAGAGCATCGAAACATTGCTGCAGGGCGCCGACCTTGTACCTGCGGCGGGCGTCGATGTCGCTCCAGTGGTCGAAAACTGTGCGCAATAG
- a CDS encoding S9 family peptidase, with product MSPAPIARQEAGNDPYRWLENRDSEEVLAYLQAENAYLESVLEPQQALREQLFEEIKGRIRETDLSLPTPWGDYLYYQRTTAGDEYPRHYRCRRPADGSLQVDSASETLLLDSNELAGGGFLSVGAFSISPDQRRLAYSLDTSGDEIYHLFVKELDSGQISELPFDNCDGSMTWANDSQTLFLTELDDTHRPYKLLRHRLGESAAQAVFEEPDGRFFVHCYRSSSERQLILQLGSKTTSEVWVLDAQQPQGAFTCLAAREEGHEYDVDHGMLDGQWCWLIRSNQTGINFALYRAAEDKPQRPHWQQIRAHDPQVMLEGATLNQRAVVLSLREGGLPVLEVQAQGQAAYRVQLPDAAYSLYVQDSLEFHSPVIRLRYEALNRPAQVRQLELASGAQQVLKQTPVEGPFDTDAYESRRLWASAADGTQIPISLVARREVFAAGQPAPLYLYGYGAYGASLDPWFSHARLSLLDRGFVFAIAHIRGGGEMGEAWYRAGKLELKQNSFDDFIASAERLIAEGLTTSSQLAISGGSAGGLLIGAVLNQRPDLFAAAIAEVPFVDVLNTMLNPDLPLTVTEYDEWGDPNQPEVFERIRSYAPYENVRAQAYPAILAVAGYNDSRVQYWEAAKWVARLRRDKTDSNLLLLKTDLGAGHGGMSGRYQSIRDVALEYAFLFRVLGIAHP from the coding sequence ATGTCCCCTGCCCCCATCGCCCGCCAGGAAGCCGGCAACGATCCCTATCGCTGGCTGGAGAACCGCGACAGCGAAGAGGTGCTGGCATACCTGCAGGCCGAGAACGCTTACCTGGAGAGCGTGCTGGAGCCTCAGCAGGCGTTGCGCGAGCAGTTGTTCGAGGAGATCAAGGGGCGTATCCGCGAGACGGATCTGTCGCTGCCCACGCCCTGGGGCGATTACCTCTACTATCAGCGCACCACGGCCGGTGACGAGTACCCACGGCACTATCGCTGCCGTCGCCCTGCCGATGGCTCGCTGCAGGTCGACAGTGCCAGCGAGACGCTGCTGCTCGACTCCAATGAGCTGGCCGGCGGCGGTTTTCTTTCCGTGGGCGCATTCAGCATCAGCCCCGACCAGCGTCGTCTGGCCTACAGCCTCGACACCAGCGGCGACGAAATCTACCACCTGTTCGTCAAGGAACTGGACAGCGGCCAGATCAGCGAACTGCCCTTCGACAATTGCGACGGCAGCATGACCTGGGCCAATGACAGCCAGACGCTGTTCCTCACCGAACTGGACGACACCCACAGGCCCTACAAACTTCTGCGTCACCGCCTCGGCGAAAGCGCAGCCCAAGCGGTATTCGAAGAGCCCGATGGCCGCTTCTTCGTGCACTGCTATCGCTCCAGTTCCGAGCGTCAGTTGATTCTGCAACTGGGCAGCAAGACCACCAGCGAAGTCTGGGTGCTGGACGCCCAGCAGCCGCAAGGTGCCTTTACCTGCCTGGCCGCCCGCGAGGAAGGCCACGAATACGACGTCGATCACGGCATGCTGGATGGTCAGTGGTGCTGGCTGATCCGCAGCAACCAGACCGGCATCAACTTCGCGCTGTACCGGGCCGCCGAGGACAAACCGCAGCGGCCACACTGGCAGCAGATTCGTGCCCATGACCCGCAGGTGATGCTCGAAGGCGCCACACTGAATCAGCGCGCCGTCGTCCTGTCCCTGCGCGAAGGCGGCCTGCCGGTTCTCGAAGTACAGGCGCAGGGTCAGGCGGCTTATCGCGTGCAACTGCCGGATGCCGCCTACAGCCTCTATGTGCAGGACAGCCTGGAATTTCACAGCCCGGTGATTCGTCTGCGCTATGAGGCGCTGAACCGCCCGGCGCAGGTACGCCAGCTGGAGCTGGCCAGCGGCGCGCAGCAGGTGCTCAAGCAGACGCCCGTGGAAGGTCCGTTCGACACCGATGCCTACGAGAGCCGGCGTCTCTGGGCCAGCGCTGCCGACGGCACGCAGATTCCCATCAGCCTGGTGGCACGCCGCGAGGTATTCGCCGCCGGCCAACCGGCTCCGCTCTATCTCTATGGCTATGGCGCCTATGGTGCCAGCCTCGACCCCTGGTTCTCCCACGCCCGCCTGAGCCTGCTCGACCGCGGTTTCGTCTTCGCCATCGCACACATACGCGGCGGCGGCGAGATGGGTGAAGCCTGGTACCGGGCCGGCAAGCTGGAGCTCAAGCAGAACAGTTTCGATGATTTCATCGCCAGCGCCGAACGCCTGATCGCCGAAGGCCTCACCACCTCGTCACAACTGGCCATCAGCGGCGGCAGCGCCGGCGGCCTGCTGATCGGTGCCGTGCTCAATCAACGTCCGGACCTGTTCGCCGCTGCCATCGCCGAGGTGCCTTTCGTCGACGTGCTCAACACCATGCTCAACCCGGACCTGCCGCTGACGGTTACCGAATACGACGAATGGGGTGATCCCAATCAGCCTGAGGTCTTCGAACGCATCAGGTCCTACGCGCCGTACGAGAACGTCCGCGCCCAGGCCTATCCTGCGATCCTCGCCGTCGCCGGTTACAACGACAGCCGCGTGCAGTACTGGGAGGCGGCCAAGTGGGTGGCCAGGCTGCGCCGCGACAAGACCGACAGCAACCTGTTGCTGCTCAAGACCGACCTTGGCGCGGGTCATGGCGGCATGAGCGGGCGCTATCAGAGCATCAGGGATGTGGCGCTGGAGTACGCGTTCCTGTTCCGCGTCCTGGGGATAGCACACCCGTAG
- a CDS encoding YcgN family cysteine cluster protein, translating to MAANPDPFWKRKTLAQLDPAEWESLCDGCGLCCLQKLEDEDDGSVYYTRIACKLLDLQTCRCSDYPNRVKHVPDCIQLTPAQADQFKWLPPTCAYRLVSEGKDLPHWHHLVSGDPDAVHAERISQAGRMLSENSVAEDDWEDHLIFRAG from the coding sequence ATGGCCGCCAACCCCGACCCCTTCTGGAAACGCAAGACGCTGGCCCAGCTCGATCCGGCCGAGTGGGAGTCGCTGTGCGACGGCTGCGGTCTGTGCTGCCTGCAGAAGCTCGAGGACGAGGACGACGGCTCCGTCTACTACACGCGTATCGCCTGCAAACTGCTGGACCTGCAGACCTGCCGGTGCAGCGATTACCCCAATCGGGTCAAGCATGTGCCCGATTGCATCCAGCTCACGCCGGCGCAAGCCGATCAGTTCAAGTGGCTGCCGCCGACCTGCGCCTATCGCCTGGTCAGCGAAGGCAAGGATCTGCCGCACTGGCACCACCTGGTGAGCGGTGATCCGGATGCGGTGCACGCCGAGCGGATTTCCCAGGCGGGACGCATGCTCAGCGAGAACAGCGTGGCCGAAGATGACTGGGAAGATCATCTGATTTTTCGCGCTGGTTGA
- the rnd gene encoding ribonuclease D, with amino-acid sequence MANDIHWILDDASLAEHCAAWQALPFVALDTEFMRVDTFYPIAGLLQVSGGDGAYLIDPLRISDWRPFTALLEAPNVVKVLHSCSEDLEVFLRLTGSLPAPLFDTQLAAGYLNLGFSMGYSRLVQTLLDIELPKGETRSDWLQRPLSELQVRYAAEDVLHLVEVYRELMARLAPQKVEWVLEDGAELVANLSREVAPEDAWRDAKLAWKLSRQQQAVLRALCAWREREARARNLPRNRVLREHSLWPLARTQPDNLVALARIEDMHPKTVRQDGETLLKLIREAAALPPEQWPEALLEPLPIEASALLKKLRAVGQREGERLDIVPELMLRKKTLEALLKSGYPDGPYQLPDSLRGWRRELMGQALLDCLADD; translated from the coding sequence GTGGCTAACGACATTCACTGGATTCTCGACGACGCCAGCCTGGCCGAGCACTGCGCCGCCTGGCAGGCGCTGCCTTTCGTCGCGCTGGACACCGAGTTCATGCGCGTCGACACCTTCTATCCCATCGCTGGGCTGCTGCAGGTCAGCGGTGGCGATGGCGCGTATCTGATCGATCCGCTGCGCATCAGCGACTGGCGGCCGTTCACTGCGTTGCTCGAAGCGCCGAATGTGGTCAAGGTGCTGCATTCGTGCAGTGAAGATCTTGAGGTATTCCTGCGCCTGACCGGCAGCCTGCCGGCGCCGCTGTTCGACACGCAACTGGCGGCCGGTTATCTCAATCTCGGGTTCTCCATGGGCTACTCGCGCCTGGTGCAGACGCTGCTCGATATCGAGCTGCCCAAGGGCGAGACCCGCTCCGACTGGTTGCAGCGGCCGTTGTCCGAGCTGCAGGTGCGCTACGCCGCCGAAGACGTGCTGCATCTGGTGGAGGTGTACCGTGAACTGATGGCCCGTCTGGCGCCGCAGAAGGTCGAGTGGGTGCTGGAGGACGGTGCCGAGCTGGTGGCCAACCTGAGCCGTGAAGTGGCGCCGGAGGATGCCTGGCGCGATGCCAAGCTGGCCTGGAAACTCTCGCGTCAGCAACAGGCAGTGCTTCGCGCCCTGTGCGCTTGGCGCGAGCGCGAGGCCAGGGCGCGCAACCTGCCGCGCAATCGTGTGCTGCGCGAGCATTCGCTGTGGCCGCTGGCGCGCACCCAGCCGGATAACCTGGTGGCGCTGGCGCGCATCGAGGACATGCATCCGAAGACCGTGCGCCAGGATGGCGAAACCCTGCTGAAGCTGATTCGCGAGGCTGCGGCATTGCCGCCCGAGCAATGGCCCGAGGCCTTGCTCGAGCCGCTGCCAATCGAGGCCTCGGCGCTGCTCAAGAAACTGCGTGCCGTCGGCCAGCGTGAGGGCGAGCGCCTGGATATCGTGCCCGAGCTGATGTTGCGCAAGAAAACCCTGGAGGCTCTGCTGAAAAGCGGTTACCCCGATGGTCCCTACCAATTGCCCGATTCCCTGCGCGGCTGGCGTCGGGAGCTGATGGGGCAAGCGCTGCTCGATTGTCTCGCAGACGATTGA
- a CDS encoding D-2-hydroxyacid dehydrogenase, producing MRLLIAEDDHAFYAECIRCACPELQLVTGAQAEALRAVAGECELWLGQPDLLAPLLREGLHPQWLQSTWAGITPLLAAGLPCDYRLTRAVGIFGQVMAEYVLGHMLAHERRLFARLAAQVEQRWDHGLPRSLRGRRVLVVGCGDIGQAVATFLQPFGVELRGVASQSRQQAPFAEVAAMDDLPRLIAWADYVVNLLPDTPATRDLYDARLFAHFRNEAVLINAGRGVAVVDADLVAALERNQLAGAVIDVCREEPLPPGHPFWTAPRLLLTGHSSAPTDPALMSELFIDNLACWQAGQPLRGEVDFARGY from the coding sequence ATGCGTCTGCTGATCGCCGAAGACGACCACGCGTTCTATGCCGAGTGCATCCGCTGCGCCTGCCCCGAACTGCAACTGGTAACGGGGGCGCAAGCCGAGGCGCTGCGTGCGGTAGCCGGCGAGTGCGAGCTGTGGCTGGGCCAGCCTGATCTGCTCGCGCCATTGCTGCGCGAAGGCCTGCACCCGCAGTGGCTGCAGTCGACCTGGGCGGGGATCACGCCGCTGCTGGCTGCCGGCCTGCCGTGCGATTATCGGCTGACCCGCGCCGTGGGCATCTTCGGTCAGGTGATGGCCGAATACGTGCTCGGCCACATGCTGGCTCATGAGCGGCGCCTGTTCGCTCGGCTGGCGGCACAGGTCGAGCAGCGCTGGGATCACGGCCTGCCGCGCAGCCTGCGTGGGCGCCGGGTGCTGGTGGTCGGTTGTGGTGATATCGGTCAGGCCGTGGCCACCTTCCTGCAGCCGTTTGGCGTGGAACTGCGTGGCGTTGCCAGCCAGTCGCGTCAGCAGGCGCCTTTTGCCGAAGTGGCGGCCATGGATGATTTGCCACGGCTGATCGCCTGGGCCGATTACGTGGTCAATCTGCTGCCGGATACACCGGCAACCCGCGACCTGTACGATGCCCGGCTGTTTGCTCATTTCCGCAACGAGGCCGTGCTGATCAATGCCGGTCGTGGCGTTGCGGTGGTCGACGCCGATCTGGTCGCCGCGCTCGAACGCAATCAGCTGGCGGGCGCGGTGATCGACGTATGCCGGGAGGAGCCGCTGCCGCCAGGCCATCCGTTCTGGACGGCGCCACGGCTGTTGCTCACCGGCCACAGTTCGGCGCCAACCGATCCGGCGTTGATGAGCGAGCTGTTCATCGACAACCTGGCGTGCTGGCAAGCCGGCCAGCCGCTGCGTGGTGAAGTGGATTTCGCCCGTGGTTACTGA
- a CDS encoding YcgL domain-containing protein: MKRICSIYKSPRKNEMYLYVLKAEALTRVPEGLLAVFGPPAHAFDLVLSPERKLAREDIAVVLENLEKQGYHLQMPPPEEEYIEHLPDELLRRNDPV; encoded by the coding sequence GTGAAACGCATCTGTTCCATCTACAAAAGTCCGCGCAAGAACGAGATGTATCTCTATGTGCTCAAGGCCGAGGCCCTGACCCGGGTACCGGAGGGCTTGCTCGCCGTGTTCGGCCCGCCCGCGCATGCCTTCGACCTGGTGCTCAGCCCGGAGCGCAAACTGGCGCGCGAGGACATCGCCGTGGTGCTGGAGAATCTCGAGAAGCAGGGCTACCACCTGCAGATGCCGCCACCCGAAGAGGAGTACATCGAGCACCTGCCCGACGAACTGCTGCGTCGCAACGACCCGGTCTGA
- a CDS encoding SMP-30/gluconolactonase/LRE family protein — protein sequence MLKKLLALLVMLLAAAAGYLALSPSPIDPLPWDAAPAPEMTGVLEPNDTLMKAELLARGQLHGPEDTAVDDQNRVYAGLHDGRIVRVLEDDSLETFADTGGRPLGMNFDASGNLIVADAYKGLLSIDPQGAITVLTTEADGLPFAFTDDLDIASDGTIYFSDASSRFQQPDYLLDLLEARPHGRLLSYNPASGETRVLLDGLYFANGVALSADEDFVLVNETYRYRITRYWLKGDKAGQHDVFIDNLPGLPDNLQGDRKGTFWVALPTPRKADADFLHRHPWLKAQLAKLPRAMWPKAIPYGFAIALNEQGEIVRSLHDTSGTHLRMVTSVKPVGDHLYFGSLDNDRIGRLELH from the coding sequence ATGCTAAAAAAACTGCTTGCCCTGCTCGTCATGCTATTGGCCGCAGCGGCCGGTTACCTGGCGCTCAGCCCCAGCCCGATCGATCCGCTGCCCTGGGACGCTGCGCCCGCTCCGGAGATGACCGGCGTACTGGAACCCAACGACACCCTGATGAAGGCCGAACTGCTGGCTCGCGGCCAACTGCATGGCCCGGAAGACACCGCCGTCGACGACCAGAACCGGGTGTACGCCGGCCTGCATGACGGGCGCATCGTACGCGTGCTGGAAGATGACAGCCTGGAAACCTTCGCCGACACCGGTGGCCGGCCGCTGGGCATGAACTTCGACGCCAGTGGCAACCTGATTGTCGCCGACGCCTACAAGGGCCTGCTGAGCATCGACCCGCAAGGCGCGATCACCGTGCTGACCACCGAGGCGGACGGTCTGCCCTTCGCCTTCACCGATGACCTGGATATCGCCAGCGACGGCACCATCTATTTCAGTGACGCCTCCTCGCGTTTCCAGCAGCCGGACTACCTGCTCGACCTGCTCGAAGCGCGCCCGCATGGACGCCTGCTGAGCTACAACCCGGCCAGCGGTGAAACCCGGGTGCTGCTCGATGGCCTGTACTTCGCCAATGGCGTGGCGTTGTCGGCCGACGAAGACTTCGTGTTGGTCAACGAGACCTATCGCTACCGCATCACCCGTTACTGGCTCAAGGGAGATAAGGCCGGCCAGCATGACGTTTTCATCGACAACCTGCCCGGCCTGCCGGACAACCTGCAGGGCGACCGCAAGGGCACGTTCTGGGTGGCGTTGCCGACCCCGCGCAAGGCCGATGCCGACTTCCTCCATCGCCACCCCTGGCTCAAGGCGCAACTGGCCAAGCTGCCGCGGGCGATGTGGCCAAAGGCAATTCCCTACGGTTTTGCCATCGCCCTCAACGAGCAAGGCGAGATCGTCCGCAGCCTGCACGACACCAGTGGCACCCACCTGCGCATGGTCACCTCGGTGAAGCCGGTAGGCGATCATCTGTACTTCGGTAGTCTGGACAACGACCGCATCGGCCGGCTCGAGCTGCACTGA
- a CDS encoding YajD family HNH nuclease: MTPTSKLDKILAEAQQRRETSYREKALRMYPHICGRCGREFSGKRLSELTVHHRDHNHDNNPEDGSNWELLCLYCHDNEHQRQVDLHYQKEEAASAGSGSKVTHKGLAGLAALLGRTEDKQG; this comes from the coding sequence ATGACTCCGACCAGCAAGCTCGACAAGATTCTCGCCGAAGCCCAGCAACGCCGCGAAACCAGCTACCGGGAAAAGGCCCTGCGCATGTATCCGCACATCTGCGGGCGCTGCGGCCGCGAGTTCAGCGGCAAACGCCTGAGCGAGCTGACCGTGCATCATCGCGATCACAACCACGACAACAACCCGGAAGACGGCTCAAACTGGGAACTGCTGTGCCTGTACTGCCACGACAACGAACACCAGCGTCAGGTCGATTTGCACTACCAGAAGGAAGAGGCGGCCAGTGCGGGTTCCGGGAGCAAGGTCACGCACAAGGGGCTGGCCGGCCTGGCGGCGCTGCTCGGCCGCACGGAAGACAAACAGGGTTGA
- a CDS encoding sulfurtransferase gives MPLAQLISATHLQQRLGQDNLVVLDCRFALEDPAYGRRSYLDGHIPGAHFLDLEQDLSAPVVKGVTGRHPLPDPSALVERLRSCGLRADSQVVLYDDGPGAFAARAWWLLLWLGKRDGLYLLDGGLKAWREAGLELTLDPPENASGDFSAQPDSSLLLSAEQLALRLGNPDLTLLDARALPRFRGDVEPLDPVAGHIPGAQCAAFTDNLSSDGRFLPAQALRERFDKLRGDRPVENLVAYCGSGVTACHNLFAMNLAGYPLAPLYAGSWSEWITDPSRPICSGQQFPDTELSFSSATAGGTKPLC, from the coding sequence ATGCCACTCGCTCAACTGATCAGCGCGACACACCTTCAGCAACGTCTGGGGCAGGACAACCTGGTGGTACTCGACTGCCGCTTCGCCCTTGAGGACCCCGCCTACGGCCGCCGCAGCTATCTGGACGGACATATCCCCGGGGCCCACTTTCTCGATCTCGAACAGGACCTGTCCGCACCGGTAGTCAAGGGCGTGACCGGGCGCCACCCGCTGCCGGACCCAAGCGCGCTGGTCGAACGCCTGCGCAGCTGCGGCCTGCGGGCGGACAGCCAGGTGGTGCTGTATGACGATGGTCCTGGCGCATTCGCCGCAAGGGCATGGTGGCTGCTGCTCTGGCTGGGCAAGCGCGATGGTCTGTATCTGCTCGACGGCGGCCTGAAAGCCTGGCGCGAGGCCGGCCTGGAACTGACCCTGGACCCACCGGAAAATGCTTCCGGCGACTTCTCGGCGCAACCTGACAGCAGCCTGCTGCTGAGTGCCGAACAGCTGGCCCTGCGCCTGGGCAATCCAGATCTCACCCTGCTCGACGCACGTGCCTTGCCACGTTTCCGTGGCGACGTGGAGCCGCTCGATCCGGTTGCCGGACACATTCCCGGCGCGCAATGCGCGGCATTCACCGACAACCTGAGTAGCGACGGCCGCTTCCTTCCGGCACAGGCGCTGCGCGAGCGCTTCGACAAACTGCGCGGTGATCGCCCGGTGGAAAACCTGGTGGCCTACTGCGGTTCCGGCGTTACTGCGTGTCACAACCTGTTCGCCATGAACCTGGCCGGTTACCCGCTGGCACCGCTCTACGCCGGATCATGGAGCGAATGGATCACCGATCCGTCACGTCCGATTTGTAGTGGTCAACAATTCCCGGACACAGAATTGAGTTTTTCTTCCGCAACCGCCGGCGGTACGAAGCCGTTGTGCTGA
- the gdhA gene encoding NADP-specific glutamate dehydrogenase, which translates to MSLSVDSFLARLKQRDPDQPEFHQAVEEVVRSLWPFLEANPRYRDAGILERMVEPERAILFRVPWVDDRGQVHVNRGYRIQMSSAIGPYKGGLRFHPSVNLGVLKFLAFEQVFKNSLTSLPMGGGKGGSDFDPKGKSEGEVMRFCQSFMTELYRHIGADLDVPAGDIGVGGREIGYLFGQYKRLSNQFTSVLTGKGLSYGGSLIRPEATGYGCVYFAQEMLKRIDQGFEDKRVAISGSGNVAQYAAQKVMELGGRVISMSDSEGTMYVEGGLSDEQWLYLMDLKNVRRGRLREMAEHYGLQFFAGQRPWGLPCDIALPCATQNELDGEDARTLLKNGCICVAEGANMPSTLEAVDLFVEAGICYAPGKASNAGGVATSGLEMSQNAMRLHWSAGEVDERLHGIMQNIHHACMHHGEENGRINYVKGANIAGFVKVADAMLAQGVV; encoded by the coding sequence ATGTCGTTGTCCGTTGATTCTTTCCTGGCGCGCCTGAAGCAGCGCGATCCCGATCAGCCCGAGTTCCACCAGGCGGTGGAAGAGGTCGTGCGCAGTCTGTGGCCCTTCCTCGAAGCCAACCCGCGCTATCGCGATGCCGGCATTCTCGAACGCATGGTCGAACCCGAGCGCGCGATCCTGTTCCGTGTGCCTTGGGTCGACGACCGCGGCCAGGTGCATGTCAACCGCGGCTACCGCATCCAGATGAGCAGCGCCATCGGCCCGTACAAGGGCGGCTTGCGCTTTCATCCCTCGGTGAACCTGGGGGTGCTCAAGTTCCTGGCCTTCGAGCAGGTGTTCAAGAACTCGCTCACCTCGCTGCCCATGGGCGGCGGCAAGGGTGGTTCGGACTTCGATCCCAAGGGCAAGAGCGAAGGTGAAGTGATGCGCTTCTGCCAGTCGTTCATGACTGAGCTGTATCGCCATATCGGTGCCGACCTCGACGTGCCGGCCGGTGACATCGGCGTCGGTGGCCGCGAGATCGGCTACCTGTTTGGCCAGTACAAGCGCCTGTCCAACCAGTTCACCTCGGTGCTGACCGGCAAGGGCCTGAGCTACGGCGGCAGTCTGATCCGCCCGGAAGCGACCGGTTATGGTTGCGTGTATTTCGCCCAGGAGATGCTCAAGCGCATCGATCAGGGTTTCGAAGACAAGCGTGTGGCTATTTCCGGCTCTGGTAACGTCGCCCAATACGCGGCGCAGAAGGTCATGGAGCTGGGTGGCCGGGTGATTTCGATGTCCGACTCCGAAGGCACCATGTATGTCGAGGGCGGCCTGAGCGACGAGCAATGGCTGTACCTGATGGATCTGAAGAACGTGCGCCGTGGTCGTCTGCGCGAGATGGCCGAGCACTATGGTCTGCAGTTCTTCGCTGGTCAGCGCCCCTGGGGCCTGCCGTGCGACATCGCGCTACCCTGTGCGACGCAGAACGAGCTGGACGGCGAGGATGCCCGTACCCTGCTGAAGAACGGCTGCATCTGCGTGGCCGAAGGCGCCAACATGCCCTCGACCCTGGAAGCAGTGGATCTGTTCGTCGAGGCCGGCATCTGCTACGCGCCGGGCAAGGCCTCCAACGCCGGCGGCGTGGCCACCAGCGGTCTGGAAATGAGCCAGAACGCCATGCGTCTGCACTGGAGCGCCGGCGAAGTGGACGAGCGTCTGCACGGCATCATGCAGAACATTCACCACGCCTGCATGCACCACGGCGAGGAGAATGGCCGCATCAACTACGTCAAGGGCGCCAACATCGCCGGCTTCGTCAAGGTTGCCGACGCCATGCTGGCCCAGGGCGTGGTCTGA